A region from the Vicingaceae bacterium genome encodes:
- the ppk gene encoding polyphosphate kinase, producing MKKNLYPTIHRDISWLSFNERVLQEAGDTSVPLLERVKFLGIYSSNQDEFFRVRVATLKRLANLRHHKFWPEHNPKKVLKIIRQRVLDLQNRFDTTFEIIRKELEKEKIFIIDETQLTPEQESWIRNYFRANIRPHLVPVMIDQIKKIPDLKDKSIYLVTQIILKMGKQKLSLIEIPTYAVPRFVVLPNYQDITPVMIIDDIIRLCMDEIFSFFSCDKIHSWCIKITRDAELDLDNDINSSLVEKLEKSLKKRKKGQPVRLVYDRNIKEDILSLLIQKLKLSGEDNIIPGGKYHNFKDFINFPVKGFEHLLYEPMPPLPHPFLENQRSIFEVVKKKDIMLFYPYQKFDYIIDLLREAAIDPDVVSIKITLYRLAKPSAIINALINAARNGKQVTVLVEIQARFDEEANIEWANLLQEEGVKVIFGVEGLKVHSKIFLITRKNGRKKEQLVHIGTGNFNENTAKLYSDISLITCRKGIVDEIEKVFEMFQSPFKQRKFKHLLVSPLFMRQQLIEKIKHQIKLTKKGHSAYIGIKVNNLSDEEIIKYLYEASQAGVEIQLIVRSICSLIPQKKNLSENIQAKSIVDRFLEHTRIYIFGAQDQEIYISSADLMLRNLDYRIEVATPVYDKKLRELLLKFFEIQWQDNQKARIIDEKFTNTILKHDQSPIRSQYYLYEFFNNFLHNNRTLKNLSLQKN from the coding sequence ATGAAAAAGAATCTATATCCCACTATACATAGAGACATTAGCTGGTTGTCTTTTAATGAACGTGTGTTGCAAGAGGCGGGTGACACTTCTGTGCCTTTACTCGAAAGAGTAAAATTTCTGGGCATATATTCAAGCAACCAAGACGAGTTTTTCAGAGTAAGGGTGGCTACACTCAAACGTTTGGCCAATCTGCGTCATCATAAATTTTGGCCGGAACATAACCCCAAAAAGGTCTTAAAAATCATCCGTCAAAGAGTGCTGGATCTTCAAAACCGTTTTGATACAACATTTGAAATTATAAGAAAAGAACTTGAAAAAGAAAAAATTTTCATCATAGATGAAACACAATTAACTCCGGAGCAAGAATCCTGGATCAGAAACTACTTCCGTGCAAACATACGTCCGCATTTGGTGCCTGTCATGATTGATCAAATAAAAAAAATTCCCGACTTAAAAGACAAATCTATTTATCTTGTCACACAAATCATTCTAAAAATGGGAAAACAAAAATTATCGTTAATCGAAATTCCCACCTATGCCGTTCCAAGATTTGTGGTTCTGCCTAATTATCAAGATATCACTCCTGTTATGATCATAGACGACATCATACGTCTGTGCATGGACGAGATTTTCTCTTTTTTCTCTTGTGATAAAATTCATTCATGGTGTATAAAAATTACCAGGGATGCAGAGTTGGATTTAGACAACGATATAAATTCTTCCCTGGTAGAAAAACTTGAAAAAAGTTTGAAAAAAAGAAAAAAAGGACAACCAGTACGTTTAGTTTATGACCGCAATATAAAGGAAGACATTTTATCGTTGTTGATTCAAAAACTCAAACTCTCGGGCGAAGACAATATCATCCCCGGTGGGAAATATCACAATTTTAAAGATTTTATCAATTTTCCGGTCAAAGGATTTGAGCATCTTCTTTATGAACCGATGCCACCTTTGCCCCATCCATTTTTGGAAAATCAAAGATCCATCTTTGAGGTGGTCAAAAAAAAAGATATAATGCTTTTTTATCCCTATCAAAAATTCGATTACATCATTGACTTGCTGCGTGAAGCAGCTATAGATCCGGATGTTGTTTCAATTAAAATAACTCTCTATCGCCTGGCAAAACCTTCAGCCATCATCAATGCCCTAATCAATGCCGCCCGCAATGGCAAGCAAGTGACCGTTTTGGTTGAAATACAAGCAAGATTTGACGAAGAAGCCAATATTGAATGGGCCAATTTGTTACAAGAAGAAGGTGTTAAAGTAATCTTTGGTGTGGAAGGTTTGAAAGTACATTCCAAAATCTTTTTGATAACACGCAAAAATGGAAGAAAAAAAGAACAACTTGTACACATCGGTACCGGCAATTTCAATGAAAATACAGCCAAACTTTACAGTGATATCAGCTTGATTACATGCCGGAAGGGAATTGTCGATGAAATTGAAAAGGTTTTTGAAATGTTTCAATCACCATTCAAGCAAAGAAAATTCAAACATCTTTTGGTTTCCCCTCTGTTTATGAGACAACAACTCATCGAAAAAATAAAACACCAGATCAAACTTACCAAAAAAGGACACAGTGCCTACATCGGCATAAAAGTAAACAACCTCTCAGACGAAGAAATTATTAAATATCTTTATGAAGCAAGTCAAGCAGGAGTAGAAATACAACTGATTGTCAGAAGTATATGTTCGTTAATTCCGCAAAAAAAGAATTTAAGCGAAAACATCCAAGCAAAAAGTATAGTAGATCGTTTTTTGGAACACACCAGAATTTATATCTTCGGTGCACAGGATCAGGAAATTTATATATCATCTGCCGACTTGATGTTACGTAATCTTGATTACAGAATAGAAGTTGCCACCCCTGTTTACGACAAAAAATTAAGAGAACTTTTGCTGAAGTTTTTTGAAATTCAATGGCAAGACAACCAAAAAGCCCGGATCATCGATGAGAAATTCACAAACACCATTTTAAAACATGATCAATCCCCTATTCGTTCTCAATACTACCTTTATGAATTTTTTAATAATTTCTTGCATAACAACAGAACTTTAAAAAACTTATCATTGCAAAAAAATTAA
- the gpmI gene encoding 2,3-bisphosphoglycerate-independent phosphoglycerate mutase translates to MKKSKVLLMILDGWGIGKGDKGDAIAAANTPFYDYCLNNYPNSRLFTDGENVGLPDGQMGNSEVGHLNIGAGRIVYQDLVKINKAIAFGEFFKNRVLKEAMEYARTQGKSVHLMGLVSDGGVHSHINHLFALIDMAEKEGIQNVFIHAFTDGRDCDPHSGRKHIKNLLNYLDKKPAKLVSMIGRYYAMDRDKRWERIKNAYDLLIKGEGEHTRNFLQTLEQSYEKGITDEFLLPVVLVDGHDKPVGRIHEGDVVICFNFRTDRCRQITMALTQKDFPEYDMKTIPLYYVTMTNYDDTFRNVKVIFDKELLHDTLGEAISKNGLTQLRIAETEKYPHVTFFFSGGREKVFEGEERIMIPSPKVKTYDLQPEMSALQVKDAVIEYLRKHHPDFVCLNFANPDMVGHTGVFPAIVKAIETVDFCAGEVVKEAVNLGYIVWIIADHGNAEYTINEDGSPNTAHTTNPVPSIIINADVKTLKEGILADVAPTILTLMGLEIPEVMTGKILTE, encoded by the coding sequence ATGAAAAAGTCAAAAGTTCTATTGATGATATTGGATGGGTGGGGGATTGGCAAAGGAGATAAAGGAGATGCCATTGCCGCAGCCAATACGCCATTTTATGATTATTGCCTGAATAATTACCCGAACAGCCGGTTATTTACAGATGGTGAAAATGTTGGCCTGCCTGATGGTCAAATGGGAAATTCTGAAGTAGGACATTTAAATATAGGTGCCGGAAGAATCGTATACCAGGACCTTGTAAAAATAAATAAAGCCATTGCATTCGGCGAATTTTTCAAAAATCGGGTTCTAAAGGAAGCCATGGAATATGCACGGACACAAGGCAAATCGGTTCATTTGATGGGATTGGTTTCGGACGGCGGTGTGCACTCACATATCAATCATTTGTTTGCCTTGATTGACATGGCTGAAAAGGAAGGTATACAAAATGTCTTTATTCATGCTTTTACAGATGGCAGGGATTGTGATCCTCATTCCGGTCGTAAACACATAAAGAATTTGTTGAATTATTTAGATAAAAAGCCCGCTAAACTTGTTTCGATGATCGGACGGTATTATGCCATGGACCGTGATAAACGTTGGGAGAGAATTAAAAATGCCTATGATTTGTTAATAAAAGGAGAAGGGGAACATACAAGGAATTTTTTGCAAACATTGGAGCAATCTTATGAAAAAGGCATAACCGATGAATTTTTGCTTCCTGTCGTTTTGGTTGATGGTCATGACAAACCGGTAGGAAGAATTCATGAAGGGGATGTAGTGATTTGTTTTAATTTCAGAACCGACAGATGCCGTCAAATAACCATGGCTCTCACTCAAAAAGATTTTCCGGAATATGACATGAAGACGATCCCCCTTTACTATGTTACTATGACCAATTATGATGATACATTCCGAAATGTTAAAGTAATCTTTGACAAGGAACTTTTGCACGATACACTGGGAGAAGCGATTTCCAAAAACGGTTTAACTCAGTTGAGAATAGCCGAAACTGAAAAATATCCGCACGTGACATTCTTTTTTTCGGGAGGAAGAGAAAAGGTCTTCGAGGGAGAAGAACGAATCATGATACCATCTCCAAAAGTCAAAACTTATGATTTACAGCCCGAAATGAGCGCATTACAGGTTAAAGACGCCGTTATTGAATATTTACGAAAGCACCATCCCGACTTCGTATGTTTAAATTTTGCCAATCCCGACATGGTTGGTCACACGGGAGTTTTCCCGGCTATAGTAAAAGCCATAGAGACAGTTGACTTTTGTGCCGGTGAGGTTGTCAAGGAAGCCGTCAATCTAGGGTATATCGTTTGGATCATAGCAGATCATGGAAATGCCGAATATACCATCAATGAAGATGGTAGCCCAAATACTGCTCACACCACCAATCCTGTTCCTTCAATTATAATCAATGCAGACGTGAAAACTTTAAAAGAAGGGATATTGGCTGATGTGGCGCCTACCATATTGACTTTGATGGGTTTGGAGATTCCTGAAGTAATGACCGGAAAAATTTTAACTGAATAA
- a CDS encoding 30S ribosomal protein S1 — MSEILKNVEPIQDFDWEHLGKYDVDYTEAEKKELEKKFNQTLKTFEEKEIVEGTVVGITPKEVIVNIGYKSEGVIPANEFRYNPDLKIGDKVEVFIDALEDKNGQLVLSHKKARAMKAWERINEAHDNDEIIKGYVKCRTKGGLIVDVFGIEAFLPGSQIDVKPIKDYDVFVGKVMDFKVVKINPEFKNVVVSHKAIIEAEIEEQKKQIISQLEKGQVLEGEVKNITSYGVFIDLGGIDGLIHITDLSWGRINHPEEVVQLGQKLNVVILDFDDDKKRIALGLKQLQPHPWDNLDPDLKVGDKVKGKVVVVYDYGAFVEIQPGVEGLVHVSEISWSNHLKPAQEFFKVGDEVEAVILSLDRNERKMSLGIKQLKPDPWIDIDIKYPVGSRHTGKVTNISEFGVFVELEEGVDGLVHISDLSWNKKIKHPSEVVKVGENLDVVILGIDRENRRLSLGHKQIEENPWDVFESVFTEGSEHEGTVIEVNKNGAVVSLPYGMEAFCPKKHAFKEDGSLLKVDDKVPFKILEYNKNAKKILVSHAATYKDQEEQETKGNKEKRSKSKSKSNTPKIEKTTLGDLIDLNKLKDKLEGDKE, encoded by the coding sequence ATGTCAGAAATTTTGAAAAACGTAGAACCTATTCAAGATTTTGATTGGGAACACCTCGGTAAGTATGATGTAGATTACACAGAAGCCGAAAAAAAAGAACTTGAAAAAAAGTTTAATCAAACATTAAAAACTTTCGAAGAGAAAGAAATTGTTGAGGGTACCGTTGTAGGTATTACCCCTAAAGAAGTTATTGTAAACATTGGTTACAAATCCGAAGGAGTTATTCCGGCCAATGAATTCCGTTACAATCCCGATTTAAAGATTGGAGACAAAGTAGAAGTTTTTATTGATGCTTTAGAAGACAAAAACGGCCAATTGGTGCTATCTCACAAAAAAGCCCGTGCAATGAAGGCATGGGAACGCATCAACGAAGCACATGATAACGACGAGATTATTAAAGGATATGTTAAGTGCAGAACAAAAGGTGGCTTGATTGTAGATGTTTTTGGTATAGAAGCATTTTTGCCCGGATCACAAATTGATGTTAAACCCATTAAAGATTATGATGTGTTTGTGGGTAAAGTGATGGATTTCAAAGTGGTGAAAATCAATCCTGAATTTAAAAACGTAGTTGTTTCACACAAAGCCATTATCGAAGCGGAAATCGAAGAACAAAAGAAACAAATCATTTCCCAATTGGAAAAAGGGCAAGTTTTGGAAGGAGAAGTCAAAAACATCACCTCTTATGGTGTATTTATTGATCTTGGTGGTATTGATGGATTGATACACATCACAGATCTTTCATGGGGCAGAATTAACCATCCTGAAGAAGTGGTTCAATTGGGACAAAAACTCAATGTGGTAATTTTGGACTTTGATGACGACAAAAAACGCATTGCACTTGGATTAAAACAATTGCAACCTCATCCCTGGGACAACCTCGATCCTGACCTGAAAGTAGGTGATAAAGTAAAAGGTAAAGTGGTGGTTGTTTATGATTACGGTGCGTTTGTTGAAATTCAGCCGGGAGTTGAAGGATTGGTACATGTATCTGAAATTTCCTGGTCAAATCATTTAAAACCTGCACAAGAATTTTTTAAAGTAGGCGATGAAGTGGAAGCTGTTATTCTTTCTCTTGACCGCAATGAAAGAAAAATGTCTCTCGGTATCAAACAATTGAAACCTGATCCTTGGATTGACATCGACATCAAATATCCTGTGGGATCACGTCACACCGGAAAAGTAACAAATATTTCCGAGTTTGGAGTGTTTGTTGAATTAGAAGAAGGTGTTGACGGCTTGGTGCACATTTCGGATTTAAGTTGGAATAAAAAAATCAAACATCCATCAGAAGTTGTTAAAGTGGGAGAAAACTTAGACGTTGTCATTCTCGGTATAGACAGGGAAAACCGTCGCTTAAGTTTGGGTCACAAGCAAATCGAAGAAAATCCATGGGATGTATTTGAAAGTGTATTTACCGAAGGAAGTGAACATGAAGGCACTGTGATCGAAGTAAATAAAAATGGTGCAGTTGTCTCCTTGCCTTACGGAATGGAAGCATTTTGTCCTAAAAAACACGCTTTCAAAGAAGACGGATCTCTATTGAAAGTCGACGATAAAGTACCTTTCAAAATCTTGGAATATAACAAAAACGCAAAGAAAATTTTAGTTTCTCATGCAGCTACTTACAAAGACCAAGAAGAACAAGAAACGAAAGGTAACAAAGAAAAAAGATCGAAATCAAAATCTAAATCCAATACACCCAAAATTGAAAAAACTACCTTGGGAGATTTGATTGATTTGAACAAATTGAAAGACAAGCTGGAAGGTGATAAAGAATAA
- the ppx gene encoding exopolyphosphatase: protein MKIAAIDIGSNALRLLISHVHHVNGRPVFKKATLIRLPVRLGEDVFLTGKISKHKAKLLEKSIMAYKEIMDVYEVKHFRACATSAMREAENKEEIIEKILKKTGIQIEVLSGIEEARAIFANQWKETLEPNKVYLYVDVGGGSTELTLFANHQAIASESFKIGTIRLLYDHVLKNEWMRMKQWLHQNTKELKNITAIGSGGNINKLYKLAEIKSSKPISFDKLKDLEKFLTKYTYEDRIKILGLNPDRADVIIPACKIYLTVMKWAGCKKMIVPQIGLSDGLIRLQYQAILNES, encoded by the coding sequence TTGAAAATTGCTGCTATAGATATCGGATCCAATGCTTTAAGATTGTTGATTTCGCATGTACATCATGTCAACGGTCGTCCTGTTTTCAAAAAAGCGACCTTGATACGTTTGCCGGTACGTTTGGGAGAAGATGTTTTCCTTACCGGAAAAATTTCAAAACACAAAGCCAAACTTTTAGAAAAATCCATAATGGCATATAAAGAAATCATGGATGTTTATGAAGTAAAGCATTTTAGGGCATGTGCAACATCTGCCATGAGAGAAGCAGAAAATAAGGAAGAAATCATCGAAAAAATTTTAAAAAAAACCGGAATTCAAATTGAAGTTCTGTCGGGGATTGAAGAAGCTCGTGCAATTTTTGCCAACCAATGGAAAGAAACTCTTGAACCTAATAAGGTCTATTTATATGTGGATGTGGGAGGTGGCAGCACCGAACTCACACTTTTTGCCAATCATCAAGCTATCGCATCAGAATCATTTAAAATCGGAACCATTCGTTTGCTTTACGACCATGTGCTCAAAAACGAATGGATGCGCATGAAACAATGGTTGCACCAAAACACTAAAGAATTAAAAAACATCACGGCCATCGGTTCGGGTGGCAACATCAACAAACTATACAAATTGGCAGAAATAAAGTCCTCTAAGCCCATCTCATTTGACAAACTTAAGGATTTGGAAAAATTTCTGACCAAATACACCTACGAAGACAGGATAAAAATACTTGGCCTCAACCCCGACAGAGCTGATGTGATTATTCCTGCCTGTAAAATTTACCTTACTGTAATGAAATGGGCCGGTTGCAAAAAAATGATTGTCCCTCAAATTGGACTGTCAGACGGATTGATACGCTTACAATATCAGGCCATATTGAATGAAAGTTAA
- a CDS encoding phosphoglycerate mutase, with amino-acid sequence MKILQLIRHAKSARDLPVDDFYRPLNQRGIYDALTIGQWLKENSIMDGKIYCSPSLRTVSTACILSRVTGWNMNEIVWEKRIYEASADDLIEIITQTDNHHQTITIIGHNPSLHDLIELLIHAGWVKFPTCAVAIISFENARSWIDIFKTQGVLIKKVFPKNL; translated from the coding sequence ATGAAAATCCTGCAATTGATAAGACATGCAAAATCTGCTCGTGATTTGCCGGTCGATGATTTTTACAGGCCACTGAACCAAAGAGGTATTTATGATGCATTGACCATTGGGCAGTGGTTAAAAGAAAATTCTATCATGGACGGGAAAATATATTGCAGTCCATCATTGCGAACCGTATCTACTGCGTGTATTTTAAGCAGGGTTACCGGATGGAACATGAATGAAATAGTATGGGAAAAACGTATTTACGAGGCCTCCGCTGATGATTTGATTGAAATCATAACCCAGACAGACAACCATCATCAAACGATCACAATAATCGGGCACAATCCCTCTTTGCACGACTTGATTGAACTTCTAATCCATGCAGGTTGGGTTAAATTCCCCACTTGCGCCGTAGCCATCATTTCATTTGAGAATGCCCGGTCATGGATTGATATATTTAAAACACAAGGGGTGCTCATAAAAAAAGTTTTCCCAAAGAACTTATAG
- a CDS encoding hypothetical protein (possible pseudo, frameshifted): MMRGKKNLSTNPDINELFDNLYWWDAGRNKKTGKKTLTLQLFEKKYIIGLKQLAQEIKGKTLEEKILNLKGPEDDLKQIYEMARVFDLKYNVEWPKAHLKTAEYFLEGPQGTKAATGGSDWKRYLHPKYQKRKFFPSLWSKEELDNWGE, from the coding sequence ATGATGAGGGGAAAAAAAAACTTATCGACCAATCCGGATATAAACGAGCTTTTTGACAACCTTTACTGGTGGGATGCGGGAAGAAACAAAAAAACGGGAAAAAAAACACTCACTTTACAACTTTTTGAGAAAAAATACATAATCGGATTAAAACAATTGGCTCAAGAAATAAAAGGAAAAACACTCGAAGAAAAAATTTTAAACCTGAAAGGACCGGAGGATGATTTAAAGCAAATTTATGAAATGGCCCGGGTGTTTGATTTGAAATATAATGTAGAATGGCCCAAAGCCCACCTTAAAACCGCCGAATATTTTTTGGAAGGTCCACAAGGGACAAAGGCCGCAACCGGTGGAAGTGACTGGAAAAGATATCTCCATCCGAAATATCAAAAAAGAAAGTTTTTTCCTTCATTGTGGAGCAAGGAAGAACTTGATAATTGGGGTGAGTAA
- a CDS encoding aldehyde dehydrogenase, which translates to MNLVVTEKFTGEKIQQLQLKDEKSFAEINDNIRKAFEFYKNSSSAVRKNILYGISQLIAAQKQEIADLISRESAKPMKYSLGEVDRAIYTFKLAAEECDKFDGQHLMLDGFLPNVEKEALVRYFPSGAVYGITPFNFPLNLVAHKVAPAIAVGAPIVIKPDLRTPLSALKLQSIALEAGLPLVCFQVALWKNETAENFLQYGEIKILSFTGSPKVGWHLKSKSGKKKVLLELGGNAGVIVTPSCTVDKIVSSLVNGMIAYSGQVCIHTQRVIVHESIYDELKTKLIEAYNGLKFGNPTDPQTDVSVMIDEENAKRVEQWVNEALEDGAVLLTGGKRNGAFYEPAILENVNPDCKVYCEEVFGPVAILQKYDDFKEAVDFINQSKYGLQAGIFTDNWHEAMYAFEHIECGGIILNDVPTYRSDRMPYGGMKDSGLGREGIRYAMMEYCEPKVLVWPRIS; encoded by the coding sequence ATGAATCTTGTAGTTACAGAAAAATTCACCGGCGAAAAAATACAACAACTTCAACTTAAAGATGAAAAGTCATTTGCAGAGATAAACGATAATATCAGAAAAGCATTTGAGTTTTACAAAAACTCATCATCAGCGGTCAGAAAAAATATACTTTACGGTATTTCACAACTTATAGCTGCTCAAAAACAAGAGATTGCCGATTTGATCAGCCGCGAAAGTGCCAAACCTATGAAATATTCGCTGGGCGAAGTAGATCGTGCCATATACACATTTAAGCTTGCGGCAGAAGAATGCGATAAATTCGACGGTCAACATTTGATGTTGGATGGCTTTTTGCCAAATGTTGAAAAAGAAGCCCTGGTCAGATACTTCCCTTCCGGTGCCGTTTATGGAATAACACCATTTAATTTTCCCTTAAACCTCGTTGCACACAAAGTTGCTCCTGCCATTGCAGTCGGAGCACCGATAGTGATAAAACCCGATTTGCGTACACCGTTATCTGCACTAAAACTACAATCCATTGCTTTGGAAGCCGGTCTCCCTCTCGTTTGTTTTCAGGTTGCATTATGGAAAAATGAAACTGCCGAAAATTTTCTTCAATACGGAGAAATTAAAATACTTAGCTTTACCGGATCTCCTAAAGTAGGATGGCATTTGAAATCCAAATCGGGAAAGAAAAAAGTATTGCTTGAACTCGGTGGAAACGCCGGTGTGATTGTAACACCTTCTTGCACTGTTGATAAAATTGTATCATCTTTGGTCAATGGTATGATTGCATATAGCGGACAGGTTTGTATCCACACCCAAAGAGTGATTGTTCACGAAAGCATTTATGATGAATTGAAAACAAAGTTAATTGAAGCTTACAATGGATTGAAATTTGGCAATCCTACCGACCCACAGACTGATGTCAGTGTAATGATCGACGAAGAAAATGCCAAACGAGTGGAACAATGGGTAAATGAAGCATTGGAAGATGGCGCCGTTTTGCTTACCGGAGGCAAAAGGAATGGTGCTTTTTATGAACCTGCCATTCTTGAGAATGTTAATCCCGATTGTAAGGTTTATTGTGAAGAAGTTTTTGGACCTGTAGCCATTCTACAAAAATATGATGATTTTAAAGAAGCTGTGGATTTCATCAATCAGTCAAAATATGGTTTACAAGCCGGCATTTTTACAGACAACTGGCATGAAGCCATGTATGCATTTGAACATATTGAGTGCGGAGGCATTATCTTAAATGATGTTCCAACCTACAGATCCGACAGAATGCCTTATGGCGGAATGAAAGATTCCGGTTTGGGCCGTGAAGGCATACGATATGCCATGATGGAGTATTGCGAACCCAAAGTGCTTGTTTGGCCCCGAATTTCTTAA
- a CDS encoding hypothetical protein (possible pseudo, frameshifted) yields MGNKETEWLGKLKEKYEQTGQEINTYLEGLYHARPITYWDYIETETLLSLQKPRTYFPDELVFIIYHQITELFLKLIEHEIDQLTGDAQPGFDQFKEKLPRIKRYAELLVDSFDVMRVGMSFEQYNQFRTTLTPASGFQSVAFRRIELKCTRIINLINDEGKKKLIDQSGYKRAF; encoded by the coding sequence ATGGGAAATAAAGAAACTGAATGGCTGGGAAAACTGAAAGAAAAATATGAACAGACAGGACAGGAGATAAATACATATCTTGAAGGATTATATCACGCAAGACCCATAACTTATTGGGATTATATCGAAACAGAAACGTTGTTGTCTTTACAAAAGCCCCGCACCTATTTTCCGGATGAGCTTGTATTTATTATCTATCATCAAATCACCGAATTATTTTTAAAACTTATTGAACACGAAATAGACCAATTGACAGGAGATGCACAACCCGGATTCGATCAATTCAAAGAAAAATTACCCCGAATAAAAAGATATGCTGAATTGCTTGTTGACTCATTTGACGTAATGAGAGTAGGGATGAGTTTCGAACAATACAATCAATTCCGCACAACTCTTACTCCTGCCAGCGGTTTTCAATCGGTGGCATTTAGAAGAATTGAATTAAAATGTACCCGCATCATCAATCTAATCAATGATGAGGGGAAAAAAAAACTTATCGACCAATCCGGATATAAACGAGCTTTTTGA
- a CDS encoding methyltransferase, which yields MNPPTDFTEIPVTFSKDWFNSPFYNLLYAHRNDLEAKIFANSFKKYLAMLPFGPFLDAGCGEGRFSFQLANLGLTGFGIDMACDKIETAKKNNPFTDRLQFVCGDYINYPWQIQFSLILSMFTAFGYLDDQHNQITLERFFELLLPNGIFVLDYLNAFQVKQSIETHNAINVFKPSDFDNHLIKKLNIEFERIYTFKKIYGDAVMKKIVIFRKEKEKPTVFYEKVKLYDREDLLNKLTNKGFSIENIYGDYDFKSFQKNSPRLIIIAKK from the coding sequence ATGAACCCTCCTACAGATTTTACTGAAATTCCCGTTACTTTCTCAAAGGATTGGTTTAACAGTCCTTTTTACAACCTGTTGTACGCCCACAGAAACGACCTTGAAGCAAAAATTTTTGCTAACTCTTTTAAAAAATATCTCGCCATGCTCCCTTTTGGTCCTTTTCTGGATGCCGGTTGTGGTGAAGGTAGATTCAGTTTTCAATTGGCCAACTTGGGATTGACCGGATTTGGCATTGATATGGCCTGTGATAAAATCGAGACCGCAAAAAAAAATAATCCTTTCACGGATCGTTTGCAATTTGTATGCGGCGATTATATCAATTATCCCTGGCAAATTCAATTTTCTTTGATTTTATCAATGTTTACAGCATTTGGTTATCTCGACGACCAACACAACCAAATAACTTTGGAGCGGTTTTTTGAATTATTGTTGCCTAATGGAATCTTTGTACTGGATTATTTGAATGCGTTTCAGGTAAAACAATCAATTGAAACACATAATGCTATAAATGTTTTTAAGCCCTCTGATTTTGACAATCATTTGATAAAAAAATTAAACATTGAGTTTGAACGTATCTATACCTTCAAAAAAATTTACGGTGATGCCGTGATGAAAAAAATTGTCATCTTTCGAAAAGAAAAAGAAAAACCAACTGTTTTTTATGAAAAAGTGAAATTATATGACCGGGAAGATTTATTGAACAAATTAACCAACAAGGGTTTTAGCATTGAGAATATTTATGGGGATT
- a CDS encoding copper chaperone, whose product MKKTRLKIEGMSCQHCVNSVKRTLESLNGVEHVDVSLEKNEANVEYDEQKTNPDMLVKSINDTEIYKAYII is encoded by the coding sequence ATGAAGAAAACAAGATTGAAAATTGAAGGGATGAGTTGCCAACATTGTGTCAATTCAGTTAAACGTACGCTCGAATCACTGAATGGAGTGGAACACGTTGATGTTTCATTAGAAAAAAACGAAGCAAACGTTGAATATGACGAACAAAAAACCAACCCGGACATGCTTGTGAAAAGCATAAACGATACAGAAATTTACAAAGCTTATATAATATGA